Part of the Kamptonema formosum PCC 6407 genome, AAATCTTTCAGGACTGGAATTAGATGCTGCTTATGCTTACCTCGATTGGATGTTAGAAGGTTGGCTAGGTGCTTTTCTGGGAAGACAGGGTTATTACAGTGCAATTCCCGAAAATGCCAAGAAATACATGAAGCCGGAAGAGTGGGATTTTTGGTATGAAGGAAAGCCTGCTGCTACTGATATTATTGACCCCTTTGGCAAAAAGATTGAGTCTCAAGGAGCCGTGCGAGATGGAGGTTCTTTCAAAGAAAGAATGGGCAATGTTGTGTGCTGGAATTCTGTAATGAAGGAACAGATATATCTCCTACAAAAGTGGATTGAATTTGTAGTTGCTTAAAGTTTTAGTATGAGACCCAGAAACCGGGTTTCTTCCTAAATTTCTCAGCACCAAACCCAAAAATCTCTAGAAACCCGGTTTCTTTCAATGAGCGAAATATTTACTGTATTTTGTTACTCTTGCGGATTGAATCATGACAATCACCCAACCATTAACCACCTCTACCAATTCTGCTAAAACCAAGGTAACTGACTGGAAAAAGTTCAAGCCTTATTTTCTAGTTGCTCCTCAAACTTTAGTCTTTCTGTTGTTTTTAGTGTTGCCAATTATTGCCATTTTTATCGTCAGTTTTTGGACGTTTAATGGCTATACAATGGTTCCCACTTTTACTTTGAACAACTATCTGACAATTTTTACCTCGAAGGTATTTCTATCAACTTATGTCAATACCATCAAATTTGCAGCTATTGTCTGGTTGCTAACTCTGGCGATTGCATATCCAGTTGCCTACTTTCTTGCTTTTCATATCAAAAGCTTGAAATGGCAAACAATTTTGTTCCTAGTTTGTACAGTTCCTTTTCTGACATCTAACATTATTCGGATGATTTCTTGGATTCCTTTTTTGGGAAGAGAAGGCATCTTGAATGGGTTACTAATGGGTCTGCATTTAACGGATCAACCCCTAGAAATGTTTTTGTTTTCCGACTTTGCCGTACTCCTAGCAATGGTGCATCTTTATACCCTCTATATGGTAGCTCCAACTTTTAATAGCATGATGCGAATTGACCGTTCTTTAATTGCGGCCGCAGAAGATGCAGGAGCCTCAGCTTGGCAAATTCAGAAGGAAATTATCTTTCCTTTATCATCGCCGGGAATTGCCATTGGTTCAATTTTTGTCGTCACATTAGTTATGGGAGAATTTGCAACTGTCAGGCTAATGAGTGGCGGACAAACTTCTTCTGTTGGATATTTGATTAAAACCCT contains:
- a CDS encoding ABC transporter permease; protein product: MTITQPLTTSTNSAKTKVTDWKKFKPYFLVAPQTLVFLLFLVLPIIAIFIVSFWTFNGYTMVPTFTLNNYLTIFTSKVFLSTYVNTIKFAAIVWLLTLAIAYPVAYFLAFHIKSLKWQTILFLVCTVPFLTSNIIRMISWIPFLGREGILNGLLMGLHLTDQPLEMFLFSDFAVLLAMVHLYTLYMVAPTFNSMMRIDRSLIAAAEDAGASAWQIQKEIIFPLSSPGIAIGSIFVVTLVMGEFATVRLMSGGQTSSVGYLIKTLIGSLQYPMAAANAIVLLAVTLLIVFGILRAVDIRKEL